gtactctaagcaagGACTAACATGTGCatatttcagaagtttaacattaattctacctcttgtgtgtttattttttaggtccccacgtgtccgcagtgtctcgattgtcctttcatttggcatatactccctcttctcaatttaagtgtctaagtttgactagacacgaaatttaagaaataaagatatacttttaaatcttgtggttctaaattaaaaatgtgtataatataataaaatatcctttgaatcttgtgattataaatttGACATGTACGATATGTGACTTGCCAACttaataaatataaaaagaggtggacataaccaaaataagacaaattttaacaacaattgagaaactAAGGgggaaaataagaggaaaagaaacaaaatatggagactcactaaggagaattgCGGTATCCTTTGCaacatattcaaatcataaagactaactaaagtgagtaaTCAAATTAATCATATTGGACCCCGTGCATCGCACAGGCATAATTTGCTAGTTCTGTGATAATTTTCTATAATTTACTTagcgaaaataaaaaaataaaaaatcacatCAACTAAAATTATTTATGTATAAATCAATAGCAATTTCACCAACGAGAAGGAACAAATATTGTCGCTTTTAGAAAagccactacaagaaagtatagaaatggcaataaaaaatttaatatttgacaacaacttagttttattattggcaaatgaacttttttgttgccaaaaaatttaattttgttgtcatagtattgattattattgcaaagaatacttttggcaacaataaaaaaagttgttgcacgttgttgcaataacagcagttgggaaaagtttatgcaacaaaaaaaaaaattgcaaaaaatactttttgcaaAAATAATCAATCTatgccaacaaaaaaaaattattgccaaatatattttttcttgtagtgagtgTTTTGCACCTATTATAAGCCTTCAATTTGAGTTTTCATTCACGCTTTCAAGCCTTAATCTTTAGTTTTCTTCTTCATATAATTTTTACAACAAGCCATGTTTTGAAGCTTATGGGTTCAAACAGTGGCGGCGCCAGGATGTTTCATCacggggttcaaaaatataaaagagtaagaaatgaggaagctaagggggttcaacatctactatttatacataaaaaataattttaaccttgtgtatacatgataatttttcgccgaaggaggttcgggtgaacaccctggccaccacttggctccgcccctgtgTTCAAAATCTAGTCCTTTTATTTTTGGGTTCGAAATTAATGTATTGTACATATTCAATGAATTTCTTCAAAAGAAAATAGATGGTTTGGACTACAGCTGCTGAATTCGGCCGAATCTCATGAGCTATACTGGCTCAGCCCCCGGGGAGAATCCACATCAAGCTCAGATTTTCTTAataaacctctttttttttttttttttttttttctctctcttcttttttatcCTTCTTCTTTGTATTTCCAAATTTCCGATTTTGATTAAAAATATGAGAATTTTGGGAGAAACCTTTGACGCACAGTTAATCAAACCACTGGTGGTTCATCCTTTTATGGAATCCTAAGTACTGATTTATACTCCTGTCAATCTTACATGTACGTTTAATTCACTAATTTGTAATTTTAGCTATACTTGAATTATATGCTGGTTATATTCGTGCATATTATTAGACATTAGTATACCCTTTTTTTTGTCAACCTCTTGATTAATCTATAAGTTCATGTTTGAATTCATTAATGTGCCCACTTCTTTTTTCCTTCAAGAGGTGCATAACAAGAAGATCTTCTGTACACTGTAATCTACTAGTACtagtaatattttaatttaatgaATCTAATTTCTCATTGTAGCTAGCCTTCTTAATTTTCGCAGCTTGCCAACGACCTTCCATGTACAGATGTTTCTTTCTCAACAATAATTGTTAAAATCTGAGAATATGTATctaccccccctccccccccaacCCACCCCACGCCACCACCACTGTGGGGTGAAAGTCTGAGCGGATGgagttaattaaaaaaatattagtgGACAACAAAACCAAATGATAAGTTATACTCCTCCGACTCATCCTCAATCAACACATAATTATCAATCGCATCTTAATTGGTATAGTAGAATTGATGGAAAAGTACACACTTCAAATGTAAAGCAAGTGGTAAGCCACAGCTTGTTTCAGAATTGACGTCAAACAAGGATAAAAGGTAAAAAGAAAGATGCAGTTCTCTTAATCTTCCCTACTGCGGGCTATGAGAAATTTCTTGAGTCCTAGTTTTAAACTGGATCTTCACATCTCTCAATTTTCACGTGTGCGATTGTAATAAAGGGGAGGCGGCTATAAGTGAATATATCATGTATTAGGAAAAGTCTTATGTAAAAGAAACGTGTCAAGAACGTATAAGGAAAATTAATTACTAGATCTTTTACTAACGTGGACATTATAATACAGGAGTCTTGATAAGAAAGGGTTGTAGAACGAACTCAACCTCAAAAGATAGTTCATAAGGTAATGATTGACTGAGACCATATAAGAAGATCAAATATCCATTCTACAACCGATGTGGGACAAACTCAACAAGCACGCTTGCATTGTCCTGTCAACTGACGCGTGACTATAATATAAATCCAGTATTGGGGCAATAGAAGTGAAATGTATGTGACCTTGATATCATATTAAGGGGAAAAGCTCAAACTCAAACTCAAAAGAATTAGCGTACCAGGTGACACCAAGTAGCAGGGAATAGTCTAAGGTTTGTTTTGTCTTAGGTTTTGTTTAAACCGTTGACGTCAAGTCTAAACCTTTTGTTTCCTTTTGGTCATTATTTAATATTTGGTGATTTCGTAATCGGAGAAAGTGACACCCCGTTTTGCTTGCCGCTTTTCATAGCTTTTATTTTCGACTAATTTTTTTACTAGAATAGTTACTCATACATAAAGACACTTAACACATTACATTTATATAAAGTCGTGTACTTTGAAATAAAAGATAAGGTataatgaaagaaaaatatttatataCGCGTATAAATTAAAATTCGTAAGTGGTGTCAATATTTAAAGAAAGGATAAAAAAAATATGCTACTATAACATCATATTACAAGACACAATTCAATAAGTACATATATGACGAATCTCCTTCACAagatttttcatttgttttttaatatatgtataaatattaccACTGAAGATGAAATATCTAGTTGAACTTCATTTATGGAGGAGGTCAGTGGTTCCATTCTATACAACCGCTGCAATATTGACAAATGACTAATGAGGCCTAAAAAATGCAATTAAATCACATTTCCATGGAGATTTGAATCGATGATCTTAACCAGAAAAGCGATGTGCCCGAGCAATGAACTAGTAGTTGTCGGCCGTCAAATTTCAACATTTGATATTAGTATTCTACAATTTTGTTTGCATATTTTGTATCTATATTACGATGAAGCAGTGTCTCATGACACCACTTCCCCTAAGGTGTCTACTCGATCCCTGGAGATACCTATAAATTTTAGTTATGTTAGCATTTTTACTTTACGTTCTATGCTTTTTAAGAGTTATTTAGTCTTAATTCAAAGATTTAAACATCGGCGAAAAATATTGAAAAACTTCAACACCTAgtaatcttttatttttctttttgttactACTCCGTATTTTATTTCGTATTACATTGGTAGAGATGAGTTAATTAATGAAACAATATAGTTAGTGAACATTATATAACTAATCCAATTTATTTGAAATGACGCATACTTGTTATTGTTGTTTACTGGGAACTGGCATTCCCCACAAGAATATGATAATATGGTCTATGGTGTTTCATTAGGTTTTATGGAAATAAAAGGCATAGTACCACTTGATTACCTCTCTCCCAAGTAGTTCAAAATTATTAACGAAAAGATAAAATAATTTGGCTATTTGTATATAGTCTACGGGAAGTAATGATTTCAATGTATGATGTACATTACAAGCATGCCAACTTGAATAACCAACAAAAGAAATAGTACAAATGTAATCAAATTAATAGTCTATGCTGTTTTGGGCATAAAGTATGAATAGTATGATTATTGTTTCATCAACTAGAAATCCGTGTATATCATTGATGGACCTTAACTTGCATGGAGGCACCTGGAGGCACACGCCACACACAGTATAATCGGTGAGCAGAGTTAAGGCCAACCATTATAGTCAGAAGACGCGTCATGAGCTGGCGTGATTGAATTTAGCAAACCAGCTTTTGCAACCTCAAATAGATCCTTGATGCATCAACCCCTAATCTTGTAATTTTCACCTGCAAGCATGAGATAACAAGAAAAACATTGTTAGTTTAATTAGTTGTCAAAATTAACTAGCTTCGTACGTtattttccatcatctttcacACTTCTAATTTAACGTATATTCCATCTATTTCGTTTTATGTGTCTTAATTTGACTGTCACAATAATTACAAAGTATACGAGAAACTTTTgaacttgtggtcttaaactaactTTTTGTATAATGTAACTAATTGTCTCTTGAACCTTGTGGTTGTTAAACATGTCATGCACGAACTTGGAGTtaaaaaatttactaaatatagaaagtcaTGACATTCTTTTTCGAAAAGGCTAAAGAAGAGAGTAaaacacataaattgaaacagacgAAGTATGTGAATCACCTGAGCGTGGATTGTATAGATAATCATATCGTCAACTGTTGAAGAATTAGCAGTAACAACTTGAGCACCTTCTTCCTCTAAGATGTTTATAATCTCTTGCATGGTGAAGTTGTTTTGCAAACCACTAATTAAAATCACCTCTAGAGTTGAATCCAACTCTCTAACTTCAACCATAGGTGCTCTTAAAGCACAAGTGCCTTGTGCTATAACCATCTCCTTCCTTCTCTTTAATCCCTCTACTCTTTCTTTTAATCTACCGATGTAACTAATGGCTTCATCAACTTGGTCTTGTTGTGACATCATCTCCTGAAATTGTTTCATCACTAGGAAGTCAAGGAGAAGTAACAACCTAAGACATTCAAAAAAGGCTATAGCATATAATATCTTAAGACTTTGAAATTAATTAGGCACGTGCTTTCAAAGAACATTCATGAATGGTAAACAGTACTCTGAAATGTAAAATCTTATTGCAAAACCTGTGTTGTTGGTAACATTTGCTAAGTTTTTTGTCCATTATGCTTCACGGTAATGGTGTATATTTTCATAAAGCATCcaaattctttaaaaaaacaaaaagaaactaAGGGTTCTATTCATTTGCTATAAACAGCTAAGTAGCTCCGATTCAATTGATTTCAAAACAGTACTGAAAAAAAAGTACGTTAACCAATTAAAATTGGTCGTAAATAGGATCATGGTACAGCCTATGCATTGCAAGAaggtttaagttatatacattatCCTATCAGGTCACCTAAATATTTACAGGTAAGTCTCCTTATAATGTGAGATTTCtaatcttgaaaataagataAGTTACCTAGCTACTATAACATGTAACGATGACCTAATGATATAGAATTATTTGTACTAACGAATTATATACCTTATATGCGAGACATAAGCTTAAAGGCATTTATACTAGAAATTCATATATTGATGGAAAGGATATCAGCCGACGAAATGTTAGTACACCAGGACAATTAGGTTGAATAAATTGTTGGCTCGTAGAAGACAATGATAGACTGACACAGTGGGTTCGGAGCGCTTCTGCTAAAGAAATTACTTATCCAATGTAGAAACTTTTCAATCAATTTATCCGTTGAAAGCATCTGAATACAAAATTTCCACACGCATTTGACAGAAGAATTCCAATCTGTTCTTTTTTAGGAAGAATCCGGTACACGATTTATTAACAGTCATCAGATATTTAAACTTCTAAAATGAGTTAATACAAATTAATGATATGTCTCACATGGAAATATTCAGTTGTCAGTTCCTCCTTTGTTAACCCTTAAAACTTTTAGACAGACAAATTAGGAACTTCTTTTACTAGGATAACTTTGATTACCTAGCTAGGCTTCTACATAGATGCCTTCTGATAACCGTACAACTATTCAGCAAAGTACTTTTATAAATAGCACTTCATTTTGTAATGATGCATATCAATCATGTACTATAATATTTTTCTTTTGACCAAAAATTAAAGTAGCCTACAGATGCCTTATAGTAATACTAATTAATACTACAATTGATATAGTACTATATATAGGCAAAGGTATAATAGTGATTCATGGCGAATGTGTGGACTAAGAAGAATTAATTAATGTCTATGGAATCATTCTAGTTTACATTGCTCTTGCTTGGGGTGAAAAACTGGAGGATCTGAAGTTCAAGTGAAATGTATGTAGCATCAATAATTGTTGTCAATCTGTATTcggaaaataatataaaatagaATCTGGAAAGAAGGAAAATAAATTCGAGTCCACTGAATTCACAGTGTGTctttaaggaaattattcccctcaagtacctgaggttatggaatatatcctcccatGATAGAACGAATTAACACCAGCAT
The nucleotide sequence above comes from Lycium barbarum isolate Lr01 chromosome 3, ASM1917538v2, whole genome shotgun sequence. Encoded proteins:
- the LOC132634254 gene encoding transcription factor bHLH162-like, which translates into the protein MESSIKCNIVSASEKPDRKTQEKNRRIQMKYLCSKLFSLIPPNQSKEMMSQQDQVDEAISYIGRLKERVEGLKRRKEMVIAQGTCALRAPMVEVRELDSTLEVILISGLQNNFTMQEIINILEEEGAQVVTANSSTVDDMIIYTIHAQVKITRLGVDASRIYLRLQKLVC